The DNA region TGATTAGCCAAAGATAATGTGCTGAAATCCAATCGTTAGTTGGTGTTTAGCATATATAATACCAAGTCGGAAGATGGGAAACAGGAGCTCGATTTGTCGGGATAAACATGGCACCAATTAGTTTATGCAATATGAAAccatattattaatattaaattaaagaCGACTCAATTAGACTCGTCAAAAGCATATGAAAGGGAATCCTTCCCACGCCATGCgcatctttttcaaaataatcttttgaattccttttattactttaattaaattaatcacCCTTAAATCAAGGACCCGATCAACTTAAATACACTAGGTGAGTAGGACTCTCCcacaacaccccccccccccccaaaaaaaaaaaaatttcttgatcATCCTTATCCTTTGATTTCTTAAGTATATTACTACTTCTAGGTTTAGTGTAAACCTCGTTAACCTTGAAAGAATAGTAATAAACTCTCTTAACCACAATTAGTCTTATCCAATTTCTTGTTTAAGAAAACTCCAACTGAATAAGAAAATAAGCCATTTTTATTTGATTGTCATGATTTTATAGGATGGTCGATTGATGTAGCGGAGAGCGACAGGGTCACGATATCAAGACTTTcatctcaaaaatcaaaatccaaTCAGCGCATGCGATGGCCTTTGAAATCTGACACATCTTATGATCCAATTATTTTACACATCTCttcagaaaaaataaataaaataataattttactatattacTCCTAATTATTATAACTCATCTCACTTATTGGGAAATAAATTGGGAATAATtagtatttaataaataaaagagtaAAATATGTATAAAGTGGTAAAGTATCTCTTGGTTTTCCAaattgaacaagtaaaagtggataTTAGCTATTTTTAACATAATAGACAAGTAAAAAttgacggagggagtataaattaTTGATCCTTGTGTCCTAATTTATGCATGTGAtactcctttttattttattttattttattttttaagccAATTCTAATAAGTAAGAATAATATGTTTTTATATTTAGTGCTATAATTTAACTccaaactttttattttatcccTAATAAGATGgtccatagaatcatagtcacatATTAACTTATTTTAAACCACGAATCAAAAGtatcttctttcttaaatttgatATCAGTCAAACACCACCACTCTAATTAGGACAGAGggacttaaaaaaaataactactACTCCTATAAGTACTATCATTCTTTGATAAATTCATGACAAGAGTGGCCGTGGAGGTCTGGCCACGTATTGTTGGTGCTAACATATTCCtttataaaaaaaggaaaacttgaGGATCCCCCTTAGTTACAATTGCCAATGTGAGAACCtataaatgtatgatgatgaaaTGAATCAGGACTAGCTCATGCAAATGCAAGCTGTGGCTGAAAAACGTACATAATCTGAATTCATATTTAACATTCACTCACATGTCTAGTTGTACTAGAGTCTAGAAGGACCCAACGTATGTCTATTACAGGAAACACTTACTTTTGCATATATCTTTCTTAATTTGTCACATTATCATTTTACACAGAAAGCTAAaccaaatgatgttggaataaCTATATTTGAGAAATGTTTATATATGCCTAACTAACTTGTAAGAAGGGATCTTCTTTGATCTGTTATGTACCACTTACATGTAATAACTATATTTGAGAAATGTTTATATATGCCTAACTAACTTGTAAGAAGGGATCTTCTTTGATCTGTTATGTACCACTTACATGTTGTGTTGTTATATTGCTCGGTCAAAAGCGTATTTTAATTTGATTGATTCAATCTTTAGATCCTTATTACTAAATTCATTATATATtcggaaaagggctaaaattatccctgaactttgaaaaatattcaTATCCTTCGTTATCTTTTAGGGTCAATTATCTTACGGTTATcttatggggtcaattatatcCTACAGTAGTAACtattgccacgtggcatcatcccagccctttaaaattattttaccctcaaataattttttacccactaaaataactcaatcggacccgattttttttttccagcccAAACTAGtacgaaattatttttattttttttgctggaaaaattatccatattattttttctgaaaaaaaaaaaattgggtcggattgagttattttagtgggtaaaaaaattatttgagggtaaaataattttgaagaaattttaggatgaCGCCACGTGTTAATGTACACACGTATAATTATAATTGACCCCACAAGATAATCTTGGGGATAATTGACCTAAAAGATAACGAAGAttaatgaactatttttcaaagttcaggggtaattttggcccttttccgttataTATTTGAGAATATGGATTCCTAATCTATTAAaatatgttgtgttgttataTTGCTCGGTCAAAAGCGTATTTTAATTTGATTGATTCAATCTTTAGATCCTTATTACTAAATCCATTATATATTTGAGAATATGGATTCCTAATCTATTAAAATCTTATTAGTAAATTTTAAGATATATTTCTATGATTCATGTTGAAATTATTGAACTCATTGGACTCCAATACTTATATTCTCCATCCGTCACTGTTCTGTTATATAGTTGAGGAAAAACAACGGGATGTCTTACTCAATTCCAGGGATACCTTAGGAAAGGTATGTCTATTGTTGATTCAACTATACACAATACAATTTTAAAGATTTGTTAGATATCTAAAGTTACTCATAAATGATAGAATAAGGAGATTTTATGTTACAAGTGAAAAAATGATCCATTGTTATCTATCAACTTGATATCATACTAGCATAGAAAAAGTTTTATAAGTATAGTGTTTGTGTGCAAAACCTAAAACATTTACACACCAGGACCAAGACCGTAAAATATCTGCTCCATTTTAACTGTATATATACTACTTTATAGAGTTAATTAAACGAATTAGTGTGGGAGTGCGTGTTGATAGGTTGGTAAATGGCAGGTTTGGTAGATTGAAATGTACTAGAAAGACTACACGTGATTGGTAAAGTGAGTTGTGGTCCCTTGTAACTCATTAGGGAAGTGACGCGCGTAAAAGCTCGTAGGTTGCTCCCATGTGCCTCTCCTTGCTCTGTGGAGCTGTCTTCTTTCTTCTACTTTCCTTTATTTGGCTTCTGATTCGGCTAAATAGTTAACAGCTGTTtagacatgatttgaaatcagaaatCAGCGGTATAAAATTATAATGATTTGgagttaaaattttatttgaatatgcaatttaaatttttaaagttgtatttttttaaatataaaatttttttaagttgtgaaaatcatcaaaacttttcaaattcttatacaatcttacctaTTGAGCAAATCAcaattcataataaaattaatacgctattAGGTCTTTCTGAAAGATAGAACATCAATTGATagaactttagttcaataaaaaagaaaactgaACATGAGTTGTAGTGTAATTATTCCTTAAAATAATCCTCTCACAGttggtaagagtaaatttgttataaatatactatCAACTTGcagatcttttaatatttgatataaatgggTAAACATGGTTGgtaatatatctaccaacttataaatcttttttttataaaatataaactcatgagtcaagttttacattttaaaaaatttgaaatcataatttggaattccaagtcAAACCTTTTTGGCGAATttaggatttgaaatcatgatatgaagttgaagttgaagttgaaattttgtgtaaGCTGAATAAATAAACGCTTATTTGAAATCAATATGCATGGTCAAATGCCTACTtagaaatgtgaaaagagaagcgaattcataatttaaatttaatgagtttaatttttatatattttattttaaaatacattatacatttaaattataaattttgattttaatacttattaataattttgatattttgtatctataaatttatatttcaagtaaaaaatattgaatttcATGGACCCATCAAATAGAGGGTGCATTTAGTTCTGACAAAGATAAGTTGTAGTTAGTCAGGCGATGGTTAATAGGTACACGTATTGTACCACACTAAAAGTACAACCCAATCCCCTCATCAAGTTGTCTCTCGAGTTGCAATGATCCTCTCTCTTTTGTTGCCGTCCAAAAACTGAACTAACTAGAGGGTCCGAAAAGGTTTGGCCATCTGAACAGTGACTTCTGTCCTTCCTTTAAAGACAATGATGAGAACATGCAAAGACTTTGAAAACTTTtctcagcaaaaaaaaaaaaattggaaaattgtTCATTTACGTACTAACAGACAAAACAGGCCCTTGTGTTGTGTGTGCGAGAATAAAGTTGAAAACAATTTAAATCATttatatgatgtttgatattcTTAATGATATGAagttttttaggaaaaaaaaaaaaaagtcaacgtGGGCTAGCAATTTGCCCGAAGTGTATAGTGACatatcatgttaagagtatttttgagttattttagcCTAACAACTGATATAAATATCATGATTCGGCGAGACGAGTTTGAAGATGGCTAAGTTATGACATAGGACTCAGCTAGGGCCTTAATTTGCATGTCTACTGGCCAATTTGCTATTTTTACCTATAGAGCTTGAAAAACGCATACACATAAAAAAGATGCTACTCGATTGATAGGGTGAAACACAATTAATCTCCAAATTTGCCCATGAATATTGATGATGGTCATACGAAACTTAATGGTAAAGGTCCTTTGGGAAATATCGAGCGAGCTTGTTTGACATTGGACAATACCACACAATTTAAGAGTATTTTTGGGCTATTTTACGCCAACAATTTGATGCTTAGTAAAGTGAGATAAGAATAATGAGGTttcaagttgaaattttaaGGATCAGACAAAATATTACTACTAGATGATTTTTTTCATGCATCTACTTAAATCTTGATAAACAAAATTATGAGATATTTATATTGATGGAAAGTAATAAGTGGTtaacaaaatatttgagatGCACACAAACAATACAAACACCACCTTCATTAGAAAACAAAGAAGCTAGGCACTAGCTAGTACTTAGCTTTCATAGCCATGTTTGTGGCCGGACCCCATTTGTGTTATCCACTTACGTACACTCGCCCTAGTATTATGAAAATCAATGCACAACACTGAATTGCTACAACTTTATGATTCATAACTTTTCAGAGTGCAATTGTGAAAGTGCTTTCTATACACTTTATTTCATTGATCAACTGATACTTGTCGACTTATTGAATTCGATGTCCGAATATTTTCTTTTCGTACATACAGAGTTTGTCACGGTTTAAAGGGGAACTTCACTTCGAGAAAATTTAGGACTTGAGCTATactaaattatattttatcaaatcatataaatttttcTAAGGAAATATAGTTAAATACAGACAAAgttaaaagataaagaaaaccAAAGGATGCTTATTGGATTAAGGGACTGAATTTTGCAATCCTAGTTTTCATTTCAAACAATTTTAAATATGTTAAAAGATTAAATGTTTTTTATTCGAGCTCGATTATTTTCCCAAACAAAAGGAGAATGATGTAATAGCTTAGGTAAGACCTTGGGTATTACATGAGCTGTTATAATTGGAATGACCCAATCAGATTAACGTTGATGAATTCTCACTGTTTTTGTTCATCTCGAGCCACGCATCTAATTAGCTAAGCTGAAAGGTAAGGTAATTAAACTTTTGGGGTGGCTTGGCTAGTAATTAGTCAAAGTTAAAAAAAGATTACCACCTAATTGGATAACAACAGTGACTTAATTACTCCAAAATCTAGAGACCTACCCCTACTAATTTTCTACTGTTTTCGAGGTGGTACGATCCCAAACCCCGAAAGTTATAACCTTGCGTTTCAGTATTTGGTTGTTTCTTCTACATGACTGATTAAAttttgtactccctccgttcacttttacttgtccatttttgATTTTACACATCTGTTAAGAATTAATAAGTGACgtatatattttactataatacccatattaattagtgTATAGTCTCATTGAACTTGgagaatgatttttttttatacttgaagaatgatttgaaaatgagtaattaatattaagggtaaaataagaatttttttttgtctttcctatgatatgataaagtggataaataaaagtaaaaatttatttttaaaatagtttATAAGTAAAAAAGTGAACGGAGGAGTAACTTTTTAAATTAACAGTTCACCACCAATATTTTGCCtcaattcttttttcttatttacccAATCAGGAAAGCCAAATGCAACCATCCTTCCCCTATAAACTAGCCTTCTGTCATCACCTAGTCTATAAATAGTTCTAATATTAGACAGAATGATTAAATTATGTACCATTGACTGCCACGTTAACCCCGTTAGCCACTGGCTTAAACAGTGATCCCACATGCATTATTCTTTGATCATTCATTTGTATTTCCAGATTTACGCTTCTCTCCTCCTACCCCTTCATCCCCCAAGGCCCAAATTAAAGGATGTGAAGTTCTAGAACTAAATAAACAAATTTAAACAAATAACCATggcataaaataaataaataaataaataaaaatctatatacacaaaaagaatGCCCATGGGATTCCTCTTTGACAATCCCCCATTTGAATTTAACTTGTAGTAAAACTCCATACATTTTAGTCCTAAAGAATTCTTATGATCGGTGTTATAGAACTTTTTCTAATAGGTTGttgtcttatttttcaaaagttttcacatattacatataatttttatattttgtgtgatatgataatgtAAGTTTTTTTATACGAGATGTAAAAGTTTAAATTCATCGCATATACTTGTGTAGgatctttcatgattttcccttcctttagtGATGAAATTGACTAGACATTCAAGGGTGGCCTAACCGCTACAATAAAGtataaaaatgacaataaaaaatttaatatttgacaataacttaattttattgttggcaaatgaacttttttgttgccaaacaatttaattttattgtcataatattgattattgtttcaaaaaatacttttggcaacaaaaaaaggCATGTGACGCGTTGTTGCAATAATGTTCATAAAAGTTTATGCaattcttttttgttgttggtaaaagtactttttgcaataataatcaatctatagcaacaaaaaaaatttgttgccaattttcttgtagtgaatggtcaatgaagtggcggaaccatgaggtctcaagTTTAAATTTCAGCGGAGACAAAGGCGATTTCTTCTTAGTTTCCCAAGCTGGTGACTTATAAAAAAGAATCGACTATATAGTATGCAGGCGAACGTGTAGCAATAATTAACATGCGTTGATTATATAGTTTCACTCCCTGTATCTCCCTCCTGAAATGGTTGATGCGTGTGGCAGCCATATTCCTCAGACCAACTAAAACCATCGTAATCAATTGTACATGGAGAAGAGACTCAAATGATTAATTTCCAAATTAACATGCCTCATCCCATGATTCAAAAGCAAGAAACCCATCTGATTTCATTGATCCTTATCGTCTTATAAATCCCTAAATGGTCCCACATACTTGCCATTTTGTTTAGTGACTTAAATTGGTGAGTGAGTGTTCAAGGCAGATAAGATATCCCCAAAATGACTGATTAAAGACAATGCTAATTAGTTACTAATTCATTTTTGTTTCTCATCCAATGTTCTTGGTCTTCGACGAAGGGCTTGCGCCCTGTAAGGTGACTAATTAAAAAAGGAAGCtttccctccaaaaaaaaaaaaaaaattgaaagactCGAATTCGAGACATCTTGTTAAAAGTGGATGATCTCGTGCATCCATTATAAATCCTCGGTAGTCCAATGCTAACTACTGGAGTAATCCGCTTGCttattactctctccgtcttaaaaaaattgtcctcttttgacttgacacaaaatttaaaaaaaataaagggagacttttgaaatgtgtggtccaaaattaagtcttagatatttgtgtagttgtaaattatctcataaagttaaattatttctaaatatagaaagggaacaatttttttggaacaaactaaaaagaaaaggaggacaatctttttgagacggagggagtatcatttTGACTAAGTCACGTCTCGCCAAATCAGACAGAAACAATGCCATGCCGTGCAATGTCACCGTCCAATTTCTTAATTTAACAAATTTTATCAACTTAGCTCACACTAAAAACATTGTACCCCAAAACGATTGACAGATGGCAATCTAGATAATTCTCCATATAAGCAAGGTGTATTTCAAAGGGTTGGATATTATAAATAAGGTCACCCCAGTATTCACCAAAGTCTTAAAGCCAACAGCACCTTAGTTTTCACTCCATCTTTATAAGTTAAAAGAGAAGTCTCCGCAGCTATCTTTCTCCTTTCACTTTTACACCACAaagaaagcaagagaaaaaGATAAGGACAATTAGCAGCATGAACCATCAGGTTGCAGAAGATGAGATGGTACTCATTTCCCAGTACTATCCTGGTATTTACAGCCAACTTGTACCACAACAAGGTTAGTATAACCATCTCTTTGTCTTTTCTAGCTATCACTAACACTCTATAACATAAAAcgtcctttttttcattttgtgcatacaatattcaaaatttatatGTCTGATAATTCGAATACAaagaagaaaacattttctaccAGTAGGATTCTTATTCTCAGTACTCGAACTCAGCAGTGAAGTTAGTAATTTCACTAAGgccatttaaattttaatactaccatatatgtaaaaaaaaaaaaaaattgacctaTATATTTATTACTATACTATAATTTTCGGTGTATATAGTATATGTTTTTGAATAAGGATGTTTAGCTGATCACCCTCCATCTACGGCTTGAACCTGAGATGTCTTATTAAGAGTAGAATTATGCTTACATGCAGGAGAGTCAAAGCCGAGGCGGAGACGTAAGAAGAGCAAATCAGGAGAAGGGAGTAGTGCTGTGATGATGAGGAAGAGGAAGCTGAGCGACGAACAAGTTAGTCTACTTGAACAAAGCTTTGGGAACGAGCACAAACTAGAGTCAGAGAGGAAGGACAAGCTAGCCTCTGAGCTGGGGCTTGACCCTCGGCAAGTTGCGGTGTGGTTCCAAAACAGGAGGGCTCGTTGGAAGAGCAAGAAGCTTGAGGAGGAATACTCCAAGTTGAAGTCTGAGCATGACATTAATGTCGTTGAGAAGTGCCGTCTTGAAACTGAGGTTCAATTTTCTCCCTCTCTCTgtcctctttatttttatttttatatgttaagtGAAAACTGGAAACGAAGGTAGAACTAGTGGTCCTAAATCAATTTCTTGTGTTTTGCATGTTGAGCTgtttaaaagaagaaaacaagaaaaaaattggtcaTTTTATCCACATTTTAAGGATTTAAAATACAGTGATAATACAGATCGATCCTAAAAGAATACTACAAATGGCTATCGTGATAAATGAATTTGTTACTACTTAGCTTGTAAATGAATTAAAGTTTATATACTGTTAacgtaaatatttttatacactaTCAATATAATTTAACATACGATAGCAAAAttgttattaattttattagcTAGGTTACTGATTAATGTTTGTTACAGAAGTTTACAATTATATTTACCTTAATATGTGACTTGATTTGCTTAGATACTGTATTTTTTATGCcatcaatatacaaaaatcAAACCCACTGAAAGATAGAAAAAATATTCTCCTACAACATGTTAAATATGAAAAACGCCATGTTAAGACATGCATGCACCCTAGGCTAGAAAGAGGCCTTGACATTTTGCATGATAAATGTGAAGAATGAAAGGGAGAGAAAAATCAAACAAGTATAACTTCCCACAAAGAAATCGACAAAAAAGACGGAGAAAGAGGGGAAAAGTGTCACCCCCATAGGCAGCAAAAGGAACTACATCCTCCAATAACAAACCTCCGTACATACAATCGTTTAATTTAAGGTGGCCAAGTTAATCCCCTCGTCCCTTCTTGGTGGGTGGTGCATCACATGCCTTTGTTTCTCACGTGGCTGTTCCACATTTTGGATCGAATCTTATTGTACTAATTAATACGTACTAATTACTAGTTATATGTTTACTTATTTACTGCGCTATTTTTTATGAATAATCAATTTAAATCAATAGATATTactaatataatgaatatatattattatttgggACTGAGCAATAGTTATTATCTTTCTTGCAGGTGTTGACGTTGAAGGAACAGTTGACTGAAGCTGAAAAGGAGATACAAAGGTTGTTAATGGAGAGGTGTGATGGGGTTTCAAGCAACACAAGTCCAAGTACCTCATCTTTCTCAATGGAAGCTGCAATGGAACCACCATTTCTAGGGGAGTTTGGAATGGAGGGATTGGATGATGTGTTCTATGCACCAGAGAACAATTATGTTCAGGGATTAGATTGGGTTAACctatatatttaatttgatatgaTCATCATGTGattaatttctatttttagGATTCCCACAATTCTATTTGTAGATACAGTGACCCCACTAAAACTaatgcatgtacatatatccTTATTCCCTGCTTTTCCTAGACTAGTATGGTAATTAGTATTACTAGTATTTGATGCTAGCTAGCAACTAGCAAGCTGGAAATAACTTCGGATTTTTCTATAAGTGTTTGTCTATTACTTATCGCATGTTATGTCTCACTTATTTATCACCCTTCTATTATCTTCAACTATTTTTTTTCCGCAACAAACTATTAGGACAAAACTCAAccggaagaaaaaaaaaaatcaaagttggAACATGAGAAAATGATGTTGAAgatagataaataaaaatatacattttctaaagatttaaaaaaaaaaaattagatgagAATTACATAATTTAACACAGTTTACATGTAATCTAAGCACTTCTCTCCCTCTTAACGGCAAACAATTGGTGATGATACGAGATAGTCACCAAATAAATAAGTAACGGGGTAAGTGGCTTCAAATCAAAAGTCACCCAAAGAAGAGAGTCTCGCTTCGGATGAGAAAGGGTTGAGTAGTGTTTTGTagaatttcttccatttgagCTATCTCTTGGGGTTGAGATAGGCCCACTATCTAATTATTTACATGGTAACAAAGttggactcataccaatttttATTTTCCGATGTTAGATACCCATATTAAATTATCGATGCTCCAAATGTCCGGCGTGATAAAGGGTGTAGAGGAGTCCCGCATTTGATGAAATAGAGATGCGCTGTCTTCGTATACGATCATGGACAATCCTCACCTCTTGAGCTATTTTTGAGATTAAGTTAGGCTCAAGATTCTTTGCTACTAATCCACTAATATAGAAGGTCGAATACCATTTTTAATATTATGCTGATACTTAACTTCAACAGAGACTTCCCATTTCTTGAGTGAGACTGAGGGtgcaacataataaaaaggagcAAAACATGAACATTAATTGAAAGTTTAGAAAAACTGCACTTTGGATAGTAAAAGAGATAAAGATAGAGAAACGCCGAGGCCACGCGAAATGATGGAATTTCCAAAACTAGTCCGTAATAATTGATATTAGTGTTAGATGGGTTGAAGTTGAAATGGACAGGTCTCTTTATCTTTAGAGAAAAGCTAAGCAATTAAGATTAATAGATACTTTAGGAAAGCGGGTTGCTTCAAGCCGATTTTATAAGAACAAATTGAAATTAGTTAGGTACACAATTAAAAGATCAGAAGGCCATGCATATCATTTTGTCAACGTGGGAATCATTGGGAATTGGACTTTAGTAATGTGTCTAATCATTAATACGATTCTTTTCACTCAGGCTTACACTTGTTGAATACTGTCCAGTACATCTTTTTCTATATTAAGTTTAAAGACTGTGTGTATAAAATTACTATTATATCCCTAATCTCCGTGAAAATATAATGTTAACCAAACAATTGCTGATTTGCTGCTATGAAAATAGTATTGGTTTACGCTGTGCAAACTCAAATTTTGTACTAGCATGCAATGTGAGGGAATATTCAATATAATACGATTCGATTCCCATTTGTTCCGATCTTTTAGAGACACCCCCAACCCGGCAACCCCACACCCTGTTGTCATTGAAATCAGACCATGCACTTTTTATTATCTACGGCTTGTATCTCACAAGCTAGTATGAATTCAGttcatcattatacatttatagGTTCCCACATTTCAATAGTACATTTTTGAGGTGGAGACTGAACTTTCCTTTTTTGAAAGAACAATAGTACTGGTAGATTGTTGGTTATGGAGATAGTGAAAAGCGTCAAACATTCGGAGGCCATTGGATGAAGTAAATACTGATTggagatttttttcttttgcttttgttaTTTGTGACGAACGTGTACGTCTTGATAGTATAGCACCGTCCGCACGAATTTTTAAAGTTTATTGCTATAATAATCGTATGGCTTCTACTAGATGGCTAGCTTGTGATATGTTTTCCTGAAATGATAATGATACTGTACATAATTCAAACTCTAATTAAAATCATGACAATCATCTAAATGACAGTTCATTATTCATGAATAATTATTGCTTGGTGTTATCTTAAGCAAGAAGTATAAGACAATTGGGGTAAGGATGATTAATTACTATTCCGATTCCTACTCCTACAAGGTTAATAAGGTTTAAACTAAACGTAAAGATGGTACGAAAGGATAAGGACAAAGCGGAAAGAAAGAGACAGAGAAAgagtgaaagaaagaaagaaagaaagaggttGTGTGTAGGAGTTTCCTTCTAGGTAGGGATAGTTTATTGCTTTACTTAAAGGATTTAAAtaagatatagtgataatgtactcatttttacaat from Lycium ferocissimum isolate CSIRO_LF1 chromosome 2, AGI_CSIRO_Lferr_CH_V1, whole genome shotgun sequence includes:
- the LOC132046587 gene encoding homeobox-leucine zipper protein ATHB-40-like codes for the protein MNHQVAEDEMVLISQYYPGIYSQLVPQQGESKPRRRRKKSKSGEGSSAVMMRKRKLSDEQVSLLEQSFGNEHKLESERKDKLASELGLDPRQVAVWFQNRRARWKSKKLEEEYSKLKSEHDINVVEKCRLETEVLTLKEQLTEAEKEIQRLLMERCDGVSSNTSPSTSSFSMEAAMEPPFLGEFGMEGLDDVFYAPENNYVQGLDWVNLYI